The Calditrichota bacterium genome includes the window GGTCAATCGCGATCTGGAGGCCGATCCGTCGAAGGTTAAGATTGATCCTTACAACGCCTGGGCCATTGAAGTGGAACCGAAACATCTGTCAAAAGATCTGCGGAACATGAAAATTGCGGAATCTGCCCGGAATTGGTTCCAGAAAGAAGTCAGGCGATTTAAGGAATTTGTATCAACTGAGGTGAACACCGCGAATGCACTGGTTGGTGCAACGGCACAAGATGGTGGTATTCCGGTAGAAGGCCTTTTGGAGAGAATGGAAAACGAAACCTGGAAAAAATTTGAAAATGAATTTCTGGGCTGATGAAATGAATAAAATGTGTTTTTCGGTCGAAATGACTTTGGACAATACGATGAGCTTCAGGGAAAATAGTCCCTGAAGCTTTTTTTTTGTGTTTTTATGAAATCGCAAAATTTTGCTTGACTTTTATGGCAATCCTGCTAAAATATTAAGCGAGAAAAGAAAACCGTTGGATGACGATTGTGGAATAGGTTAATAGAAGGAGAACAAGATGAAGCCGGCAATGTTAATAGACATCACAAAATGTATTGGGTGTGGTGCCTGTGCAAGAGCCTGTAAAGAAGCCAATCATTTGCCCATGAAAGTGGATCCCGTGCGGACCTGGAAAACCTGGAAGGTTGTTGAGCAAAGGGATGGATTTTTTGTTCCGACCGCCTGTATGCATTGCGAGGACCCGGATTGTGTGTCCGTATGTCCGGTGGGAGCCATGGAAAAAACCAAACTCGGGCCGGTGATTTGGCACGGAGATATTTGTATCGGATGTCGGTATTGCGTGCAGTCCTGCCCCTTTGAAGTGCCCAAATACCAATGGGACAGCCCAACGCCCGCCGTAGGGAAGTGCATTATGTGCTACGATCGCCTAAAAGAAGGCGAGCAACCTGCCTGTGCTCAGGTGTGTCCCACGGGAGCCACAAAATACGGGGACCGGGATGCACTAATCGAAGAAGCCAAACAGCGAATTAAGGACAGCCCCGACGGATATGTTCATTATATTTATGGCCTGAAAGAAGCAGCGGGCACGTCCATCCTGTATCTGTCGTCTGTTCCGTTCGAAAAACTCGGATTCAAGGTAAAGGGAATGGATCACGAGTTTCCGAAACTCACGTTTAAGGTTCAAAAAGAAGTCCCCAAGATTTTTAGTACTGCATTTGTTTTTATGTACGGATTATGGTGGGTGATTAATCGCCGCGATGAGTTGGATGGAAAAACACCTGAAGAAATCAAACGCCTTGAAAAAGAGATTTACGGATTGCACGAAGAGGATGAGGATGAGTAAGCGGCAAACGGTAAAGAGTCACGTTGGAATGAGTTGTGATTCCAGACAGAGAGAAGCAGGAGGAATTCGATAATGAATGGCAATAAATTGGAGAGTATTTTCAGAATCACCTTTTGGAAAGTTGTTGCCGTGATTCTCTGGTCCTTTGGACTTTATGCGGCGTATGTGCGATTTTTCCATGGCCTGGGTTATGCCACCAATCTGACCGACAAATTTCCGTGGGGCCTGTGGATCGGTTTTGACGTGATTTCCGGAGTGGGCCTGGGTGCCGGGGGATTCACAATTACTGCCCTGGTCTATGTGTTTAATATCAAACAACTGAAACCCATTGTCCGGTCCACCGTTCTAACGGCTTTTCTGGGTTACATTATGGTGGTTATCGGGTTGACGTTTGACCTTGGGAAATGGTACTACGTCTGGCATACCATTATTTTTTGGAATGAACACTCGCCTATGTTTGAATTGGCCTGGTGCGTGATGTTGTACACAACAATTCTGGCGCTGGAATTTTCGATCAATTTTTTTGAGCGTATGAAATGGAAAAAGGCCATTCAAATTCACCATTGGGTTACCCCGGCACTGGTTTCGCTTGGGGTTATGTTTTCCGTGGGACACCAGTCAACATTGGGATCGCTTTATTTAATTATGCCGGAAAAATTGTACCCCTTTTGGTATACACCCTGGCTCCCGGTGCTGTTCTTTGTTTCATCGGTTATGGTCGCTTTTGCAATGACCATTTTTGAGTCCTACATGAGTGCCCGGGCATTTCATCGGGAACTGGAATTCAAAACGGTCCGATTGCTGGCCCGAATTCTGGTGTTTATGATTGCCTTTTATGGGATTATGCGGATAGAAACCCTCTGGACGGAAGGGGCCTTTCCCTATCTTAAGACCTTTAATACAGAAACCATTATGTTTTTGATTGAAATTATTTTCGGATTGATTGTTCCTTTTGTTATGCTTTGTTTTAAACGGGTGAGAAATGACAAAACCATGATCTTTTTTTCTGCCGTTCTGGTTCTTCTGGGTTTTGTTATGAACCGAATTAATGTGGCTCTAACGGGAACGGCGCGTGCAGCCGGTGGTTTTTATTTTCCATCCTGGATGGAAATTGTAACCACATTTTCACTGATCGCTCTGGGATTTGCCTTGTTTGGTTTGGCAGCACGCTATTTCCCGATATTTCCGGAAGGCCCGTGGGAGGAAGTGGAGAAAAAAATGGGCGCCAAAGCCAAACTTCCTCAACCGCCTATTGTCGATTTAAGCTACAAGGCCATTTCCATTCTGGGCATTGTTGTTATCATTGGTCTGATTGGTGTGGCATTTGGTGTTAAAAAGCAGAAAATAGCCTATTCTACTAAACCCGTGGTTGAACAAAGTGCGTTGAATCCGATTGTGGTTAAACATCGCGAGGAAGTGAAAGTCCCGCCTGATTATACATTTCCGATGGGGGAGGGAAGTCCCGGGCCGGTTACATTCAGTCACGACAGTCATTATGATTACGATAATCCCAATTGCGGGAAATGCCATCCGGCACATTTTAAAATGCTGGAGCCGGGCAAATCTCCGGAGGGACCCATCACAATGGAAACGATGGATGCCGGAAAAAACTGCGGCACCTGTCATAATGGGAAAATTGCTTTCGACACCAAGGATTCTGACAATTGTTCGATGTGTCATCAGGAGCAATAGACCGGTTTATGAGTATCTGACAGGATTTACAGGACGTCATTCCGATTCATCCTGTAAATCCTGTCTCATGATTAAGGTTTTATATGAAACTTAGAATTTTACAATCTCTTAGTTTTCGGATTTTTTTATTTCAGGTGTTTACGTTCGTCATTTTTATCGGACTTTTCGCCTATTTAAATATTTTTGTACAGAAAAAGCATCTGCTTTTGCTGGAAAACCAGATGATTACCCAGACGAGCGATATCATTAAGCGGTCTATCCATTACGATATGCTTCTGAATCGCCGCCAGGACGCTTACCAGATTATTCGTACCATTGCCGGGGAAAAGGGGGTCGAGGGAATTCGTATTTACAACGATATTGGAGTCGTTACCTTTTCTACGGACTCAACGGAGGTGGGCCACCGGGTCAATATGCAGACCGAGGCCTGCTACATGTGCCATCAAAAAAATAAGCCGTTGGAAGATGTGCCGGTTAAGCAGCGAAACCGGATTTTTACTTCTCCAAAAGGGTACCGCGTAATCGGGCTGATTAATCCCATTTATAATGAACCGTCTTGTTCCAATGCGTCCTGTCACGCCCATCCCCCCGGGAAAAAGGTACTGGGGGTGATTGACACGATGATGTCCCTGGAACCCATCGAAAAAAGCATCGCAGAGAACAAGCGGAATATTTTGATGTACGCGGCTCTCATGATTCTTTTGGTGCTCTTTCCTATTTCTGTTTTCATTTACACCATGGTGTACAATCCGGTGCAGCGGCTCATTCAGGGAACGAAAGAGGTGGCCCGGGGGAATTTGGATTACACAATTACCGTACGGGGGAAAAACGAGATTGCCCATCTGGCCTATTCGTTTAATCGAATGACCCGAAGTTTGAAAAAAGCCCGGGAAGAATTAACCGAATGGTCTGAAACTCTGGAAAAGAAGGTTGAGGAAAAGACAAAAGAGCTCAAACAAGCCCAGGGTCATTTAATTCAAGTGGAAAAGATGGCCTCTCTGGGAAAATTGGCAGCCACGGTGGCACACGAACTCAACAACCCGCTGGCGGGGGTTTTGACCTATGTCAAACTTTTTGAAAAACAAATCAATAAGAGCTCCCTTTCGGACGATCAGAAAAAAAGTATGATGGAAAATTTGCGTATTATTGAGAGCGAGGTCAAACGCAGCGGTGATATTGTAAAAAATTTGTTGGTATTTGCTCGTGGGACGGGTGAGAACTTCGAGGAAAAAGACCTCAATTCCATTGTTGAAAAAAGTCTTCTGTTGGTCAATCATAAATTAAAGATCAGCAATATTCAGCTCATTAAAAATTATTGTTACGAAGACAACCGTGTTTTTTGTAACGAAAATCAAATCAAACAAATGCTTGTGGCACTTTTGGTGAACGCGGCCGATGCCATGCCGGAGGGTGGAACGTTAACGGTAACCACGCGGTGTCTTCCCGCCGAGGACGCTGTTGAACTTCAGATTTCGGATACCGGTGTGGGCATTCCAAAAGAGGTGTTGCCCCATATTTTTGAGCCGTTTTTTACGACGAAAAAGGAGGGCAGCGGAAGCGGTTTGGGGCTGTCCGTGGTTTATGGAAT containing:
- the nrfD gene encoding polysulfide reductase NrfD encodes the protein MNGNKLESIFRITFWKVVAVILWSFGLYAAYVRFFHGLGYATNLTDKFPWGLWIGFDVISGVGLGAGGFTITALVYVFNIKQLKPIVRSTVLTAFLGYIMVVIGLTFDLGKWYYVWHTIIFWNEHSPMFELAWCVMLYTTILALEFSINFFERMKWKKAIQIHHWVTPALVSLGVMFSVGHQSTLGSLYLIMPEKLYPFWYTPWLPVLFFVSSVMVAFAMTIFESYMSARAFHRELEFKTVRLLARILVFMIAFYGIMRIETLWTEGAFPYLKTFNTETIMFLIEIIFGLIVPFVMLCFKRVRNDKTMIFFSAVLVLLGFVMNRINVALTGTARAAGGFYFPSWMEIVTTFSLIALGFALFGLAARYFPIFPEGPWEEVEKKMGAKAKLPQPPIVDLSYKAISILGIVVIIGLIGVAFGVKKQKIAYSTKPVVEQSALNPIVVKHREEVKVPPDYTFPMGEGSPGPVTFSHDSHYDYDNPNCGKCHPAHFKMLEPGKSPEGPITMETMDAGKNCGTCHNGKIAFDTKDSDNCSMCHQEQ
- a CDS encoding HAMP domain-containing protein, which translates into the protein MKLRILQSLSFRIFLFQVFTFVIFIGLFAYLNIFVQKKHLLLLENQMITQTSDIIKRSIHYDMLLNRRQDAYQIIRTIAGEKGVEGIRIYNDIGVVTFSTDSTEVGHRVNMQTEACYMCHQKNKPLEDVPVKQRNRIFTSPKGYRVIGLINPIYNEPSCSNASCHAHPPGKKVLGVIDTMMSLEPIEKSIAENKRNILMYAALMILLVLFPISVFIYTMVYNPVQRLIQGTKEVARGNLDYTITVRGKNEIAHLAYSFNRMTRSLKKAREELTEWSETLEKKVEEKTKELKQAQGHLIQVEKMASLGKLAATVAHELNNPLAGVLTYVKLFEKQINKSSLSDDQKKSMMENLRIIESEVKRSGDIVKNLLVFARGTGENFEEKDLNSIVEKSLLLVNHKLKISNIQLIKNYCYEDNRVFCNENQIKQMLVALLVNAADAMPEGGTLTVTTRCLPAEDAVELQISDTGVGIPKEVLPHIFEPFFTTKKEGSGSGLGLSVVYGIVQRHQGLIHVESKPGKGTTFFIKLPKHPKPPKESLSDILA
- a CDS encoding glycine cleavage system protein H — protein: GVFFAPNHMWAKINDDGKVRIGLDDFVQKVVGKIDRIEFVNPGEDVKAGDKIIKIVQDGRSIYLKSPVDGRIAMVNRDLEADPSKVKIDPYNAWAIEVEPKHLSKDLRNMKIAESARNWFQKEVRRFKEFVSTEVNTANALVGATAQDGGIPVEGLLERMENETWKKFENEFLG
- a CDS encoding 4Fe-4S dicluster domain-containing protein, yielding MKPAMLIDITKCIGCGACARACKEANHLPMKVDPVRTWKTWKVVEQRDGFFVPTACMHCEDPDCVSVCPVGAMEKTKLGPVIWHGDICIGCRYCVQSCPFEVPKYQWDSPTPAVGKCIMCYDRLKEGEQPACAQVCPTGATKYGDRDALIEEAKQRIKDSPDGYVHYIYGLKEAAGTSILYLSSVPFEKLGFKVKGMDHEFPKLTFKVQKEVPKIFSTAFVFMYGLWWVINRRDELDGKTPEEIKRLEKEIYGLHEEDEDE